The genomic interval CTTCGGCTTCCGGCACGAGGTCCGTGATCGTCATGTCGAAGATCTCGGGACCGTACTTCTCCGAAACGCTCAGCATCGCAGCAGCCGCGACCAGCGATTTCGACACCGACCAGACACCGAAGCGCTGTCGGTCGCAATAGGGCAGTTCGCCGGCCGGCGTCGGGCAGGATTTCAGATAGAAGGTATCCTCTACCATCAACCCGTCCAGCAGAAGTTCGTTGGGGCGGATGTCGCTGTCGAAGCCTTCCAGCGTGTCGGCACCAACCTTTTTCTCCAGCGCGGACCACGGGCGGATGTCCTCGGCATCGGCCCTGGCAATCTCGAATCGCGCGGCCAGCGCATCAGCATCATCAACTGCCGTGGAAGTCAGCTCGGCAGGCAGGCTTCCTGCGGCGGTGAAATAGGTCTCAACGTAGAAAGGCGCTGTTTCCGTCAGTATCTGATAGCGGAGATCGCTGATTTCGCCGTCCCTGTAGAGGAACATGGCAACGCCGTTATGGGTCTCGCCCTCGATCATATGGACCAGCGAGAACGGAAACGACGCCCGCGACCAACCGTCATCGCCAATCGACCAGACCTTTCCGGGCTGAACGATGATATCCCAGAAGCTGCTGCCGTTTTCCGTCGATCCGGCGCGGATGACGTCCTGCGTGGCGGGCACGAGCTCATCGCCGAGGGTGATGAACGAAAGATCGACAGCCGGGAAAAGCTGCGGGTTCTTGCCGAGTACCTCCCCGCTCGCAATCTCGGCAGGATCACTCGGCATCGGGGTCTCGGAAATCGACAGCGTGCCCTCGAAGGCCTCCTTTGCCGGCCCCGCATCTTGCGGCGGCACGAACAGAGCGTTGTCGACCAGCGCATAGTCGTCAATCGACGCAGTGAAATCGTCAATGGTAAAACGGGTTTCATCGGCAAGCGCTGTACTTGTGACCATCGCGCCAAGCGACACCATCATGGGCAGAAGCAGTCGTTTCATGGGCTTTTTCTCCAATCTGTTGTCATTGCGGCCGGCTCCGCGATGGCCGCCCATTCCCCAGCAAAGCCTGTCCGGCCGCGCAGTATGTATCTTCACTTCGCATCGGCTCCCGCCGAAGGGTCGGATACGGTGGCTCAAGCGCCGTTGATCTTCAGCACCACCGAACCACGCACCTCGCCCGCTTCGATCTCGCGGTGGGCGAAGGCGCAGTCTGCGAGCGGGATCAGGCGGGCAATGCGATGCTGCAGGCGGCCGGCTTCCAGCGCATCCTGAATGTCGGAAACGGCATGGTCCTTGGCCTCATCCGGCATGGCGTAGACAATCACCATGCGGATGGTGATGTCGAGATACATCATCTTGAGGAAGGGCAGCTTCGGCTCCTTCTCGACCGTCGATGAATAGGTCGCGATGACGCCGCTTGTGCCAATGACCTTCAGCACATTTTCGAGATTGGCGCCGAACTCGACCTCCACCACGCGGTCCACCTTCTCACCGTTGGTTGCGGCCAGAAGCGCTTCCGGCCAGCCGGCGTCGCGGTGATTGACAATGATCGATGCACCGGCATTGCGGCAGGCATCGGCATCGGCGTCATTGCTGGCGGTCGCAATCACGCGGGCGCCGGAAAGCGCTGCCCACTGGATCGCGTAAAAGCCGACGCGGCCCGCCCCGCCGGTGACAAGCACGGTCTTGCCGTTGACCGATCCATCGGCGAAAACGCAGCGGTGCGCGGTCATGGCCGGAATGCCGAGGCAGGCGCCGACTTCGAAGCTTGCAGACTCAGGAAGGCACGGCGCATGGGCCGACGGCAACGCGACATATTCCGCCGCCGTGCCGAAACGGCGGCCGTATTGCGCATTGAAGGTGAAGACCCGCTCGCCGATCCGAGCTTCGGGCACGCCTTCGCCGACGGCCGCGATTACGCCGGCGCCATCGCTGTGGGGAATGACATATCCATTGTCGAGAAGGTTCGGAAAGGACGCCATCCGCTTCTTCGTATCGGACGGATTGACGGCACTGGTGTGCAACTTCACCAGCACCTCGCCGAGGCCTGCGACGGGCGTTTCGATATCGCCGTAGATCAGCACCTCATCGGCATCGCCGAATTTTTCAAACCGGACTGCTTTCATCATAACGCTCCTAAAAGGGGACTGAGAGGCTTTCGGTGTGCCCATCGACGGCGATCACCTGGCCGGACACCATGCCCGCATCCTTCGACGCCAGAAACACGCACATGCGGGCAATATCGTCGGCGCCGACAAATTTGCGCATGGACACCTGGCTCTCGTAGATTCTGCGCACATCGCCAGCTTTCATGCCGCGGCTTTTTGCATCCCGCGCAATCACGCCATCAATGCGTGGGCCTTCCACCGATCCCGGGCAGACGGCATTGGCGCGGATTCCGAAGGGGCCAAGCTCCATCGCAAGCGTCTTTGTGAGCCCGATGATAGCCCATTTGGAGGCAGCATAGGAGGTACGGTTCGGATAGCCGAAAAGGGCGGCCGTCGAGGCGATATTGATGATCGCGCCCTGCCCCATTGCCTTCATGGCTGGCACCACTTCCTTGAGGAAATAAAAGGTGCCGTTGACATTGATATCCATGGTGCGGCGGAAGTCTTCGGCATCGACCGCTTCCACCGGCGCATTCATGCCGGAAATGCCGGCATTGTTGACGAGAAGGTCGAGCCGGCCACCGGTCGCCGCAACAACCTCCGCCACCAGCGCAGACACCGCGGTCTCATCGGCGACATTGCAGACACTGGCGGTGATACCGGCGGTCTGCATGCTTTCGACGGCCTCCGGATCGACATCGCAGATGAACACGCGAAAGCCCGCGGCCTTCAGATTGAGGGCGATCGCCTTGCCGATGCCGGAGCCGGCGCCGGTGACCAGAGCCACCGGGCTATCTGTTTCGGGTTTTGTCTGAGACAAGATCAGGCTCCTTCGGGCACGGCTGAAGCCGGCAGATGCTCT from Martelella mediterranea DSM 17316 carries:
- a CDS encoding serine hydrolase domain-containing protein, yielding MKRLLLPMMVSLGAMVTSTALADETRFTIDDFTASIDDYALVDNALFVPPQDAGPAKEAFEGTLSISETPMPSDPAEIASGEVLGKNPQLFPAVDLSFITLGDELVPATQDVIRAGSTENGSSFWDIIVQPGKVWSIGDDGWSRASFPFSLVHMIEGETHNGVAMFLYRDGEISDLRYQILTETAPFYVETYFTAAGSLPAELTSTAVDDADALAARFEIARADAEDIRPWSALEKKVGADTLEGFDSDIRPNELLLDGLMVEDTFYLKSCPTPAGELPYCDRQRFGVWSVSKSLVAAAAMLSVSEKYGPEIFDMTITDLVPEAEGIEGWDKVTVGDALNMATGMGYGQREAEPKISWSPYTDDYYAFYEARSQEEKLNLLLNAAKPYVWGPGAMMRYRDEDMFLVGVAVTNYLKEKQDPDPNAWSFLQANVYEPIGIHDMPINKTIEDDGSEGQPLTAYGLYPTVGDLVKLARLYQNGGRFGDEQILSAEMMADIATTSEPAGLTTGQEAKPYYGKAFWRYPFKSDECTLYFPSMDGWGDNRVMLMPNDITAIRIAANWDGDESAKNMESLIRTANAIESFCP
- a CDS encoding SDR family NAD(P)-dependent oxidoreductase; protein product: MSQTKPETDSPVALVTGAGSGIGKAIALNLKAAGFRVFICDVDPEAVESMQTAGITASVCNVADETAVSALVAEVVAATGGRLDLLVNNAGISGMNAPVEAVDAEDFRRTMDINVNGTFYFLKEVVPAMKAMGQGAIINIASTAALFGYPNRTSYAASKWAIIGLTKTLAMELGPFGIRANAVCPGSVEGPRIDGVIARDAKSRGMKAGDVRRIYESQVSMRKFVGADDIARMCVFLASKDAGMVSGQVIAVDGHTESLSVPF
- a CDS encoding NADPH:quinone reductase — encoded protein: MMKAVRFEKFGDADEVLIYGDIETPVAGLGEVLVKLHTSAVNPSDTKKRMASFPNLLDNGYVIPHSDGAGVIAAVGEGVPEARIGERVFTFNAQYGRRFGTAAEYVALPSAHAPCLPESASFEVGACLGIPAMTAHRCVFADGSVNGKTVLVTGGAGRVGFYAIQWAALSGARVIATASNDADADACRNAGASIIVNHRDAGWPEALLAATNGEKVDRVVEVEFGANLENVLKVIGTSGVIATYSSTVEKEPKLPFLKMMYLDITIRMVIVYAMPDEAKDHAVSDIQDALEAGRLQHRIARLIPLADCAFAHREIEAGEVRGSVVLKINGA